The following are encoded together in the Equus quagga isolate Etosha38 chromosome 1, UCLA_HA_Equagga_1.0, whole genome shotgun sequence genome:
- the MSL2 gene encoding E3 ubiquitin-protein ligase MSL2: MNPVNATALYISASRLVLNYDPGDPKAFTEINRLLPYFRQSLSCCVCGHLLQDPIAPTNSTCQHYVCKTCKGKKMMMKPSCSWCKDYEQFEENKQLSILVNCYKKLCEYITQTTLARDIIEAVDCSSDILALLNDGSLFCEETEKPSDSSFTLCLTHSPLPSTSEPTTDPQASLSPISESTLSIAIGSSVINGLPTYNGLSIDRFGINIPSPEHSNTIDVCNTVDIKTEDLSDSLPPVCDTVATDLCSTGIDICSFSEDIKPGDSLLLSVEEVLRSLETVSNTEVCCPNLQPNLEATVSNGPFLQLSSQSLSHNVFMSTSPALHGLSCTAATPKVAKLNRKRSRSESDSEKVQPLPISTIIRGPTLGASAPVTVKRESKISLQPIATVPNGGTTPKISKTVLLSTKNMKKSHEHGSKKSHSKTKPGILKKDKTVKEKIPSHHFMPGSPTKTVYKKPQEKKGCKCGRATQNPSVLTCRGQRCPCYSNRKACLDCICRGCQNSYMANGEKKLEAFAVPEKALEQTRLTLGINVTSIAVRNASTSTSVINVTGSPVTTFLAASTHDDKSLDEAIDMRFDC, translated from the coding sequence GACATTTGCTACAAGATCCTATTGCACCCACCAACTCCACCTGCCAACACTATGTCTGCAAAACTTgtaaaggcaagaaaatgatgatgaaaCCTTCATGTAGCTGGTGCAAAGACTATGAGCAGTTTGAGGAAAACAAGCAGTTAAGCATCCTAGTGAACTGCTACAAAAAACTATGCGAATATATAACACAGACTACTTTGGCACGGGATATAATAGAAGCAGTCGACTGTTCTTCTGATATTTTGGCTTTGCTTAATGATGGATCATTGTTTTGTGAGGAGACAGAAAAACCCTCAGATTCATCCTTTACTTTGTGTTTGACACATTCCCCTTTACCTTCGACCTCAGAACCTACAACTGATCCTCAAGCTAGTTTATCTCCAATATCTGAAAGCACCCTCAGCATTGCTATTGGCAGTTCTGTTATCAATGGTTTGCCTACTTATAATGGGCTTTCAATAGATAGATTTGGTATAAATATTCCTTCACCTGAACATTCAAATACGATTGATGTATGTAACACTGTTGACATAAAAACTGAGGATCTGTCTGACAGCTTGCCACCTGTCTGTGACACGGTAGCCACTGATTTGTGCTCCACGGGCATTGATATCTGTAGTTTCAGTGAAGATATAAAGCCTGGTGACTCTCTCTTACTGAGTGTTGAGGAAGTACTTCGCAGCTTAGAAACTGTTTCAAATACAGAGGTTTGTTGCCCTAATTTGCAGCCCAACTTGGAAGCCACTGTATCCAACGGACCTTTTCTGCAGCTTTCTTCCCAATCTCTTAGCCATAATGTTTTTATGTCCACCAGTCCTGCACTTCATGGGTTATCATGTACAGCAGCAACTCCGAAGGTAGCAAAATTGAATAGAAAACGATCCAGATCAGAAAGCGACAGTGAGAAGGTTCAGCCACTTCCAATTTCTACCATTATCCGAGGCCCAACATTGGGGGCATCTGCTCCTGTGACAGTGAAACGGGAAAGCAAAATTTCTCTTCAACCTATAGCAACTGTTCCCAATGGAGGCACAACGCCCAAAATCAGCAAAACTGTACTTTTATCtactaaaaacatgaaaaagagtCATGAACATGGATCCAAGAAATCTCACTCTAAAACCAAGCCAGGTAttcttaaaaaagacaaaacagtaaAGGAAAAGATTCCTAGTCATCATTTTATGCCAGGAAGTCCTACCAAGACTGTGTATAAAAAGCCCCAAGAAAAGAAAGGGTGTAAATGTGGGCGTGCTACTCAAAATCCAAGTGTTCTTACATGCCGCGGCCAACGCTGCCCTTGCTACTCTAACCGCAAAGCCTGCTTAGATTGTATATGTCGTGGCTGCCAAAACTCCTATATGGCCAATGGGGAAAAGAAGCTGGAGGCATTTGCTGTGCCAGAAAAGGCCTTGGAGCAGACCAGGCTCACTTTGGGCATTAATGTGACTAGCATTGCTGTGCGCAATGCTAGTACTAGCACCAGTGTAATTAATGTCACAGGGTCCCCAGTAACGACGTTTTTAGCTGCCAGTACACATGATGATAAAAGTTTGGATGAAGCTATAGACATGAGATTCGACTGTTAA